Proteins co-encoded in one bacterium genomic window:
- a CDS encoding Hsp70 family protein: MGISIGIDLGTTNSAVAYIDQHGLPQMVKNDCGEPTTPSAVYFKGEGDIIVGQEAKEALAFEPDRVAMFFKRNMGSTSFSPQYLGRLYDATSLSREVLAYLMNAAVAQLGEVGEVIVTVPAYFHNPQREATIAAGKAAGLNIIRTINEPTAAAVAYSQRHPDITGRFLVYDLGGGTFDVSILDLGAGLF, from the coding sequence ATGGGGATCAGTATTGGCATAGATTTAGGCACTACTAACTCTGCAGTTGCATACATTGACCAACATGGTTTGCCACAGATGGTCAAGAATGATTGTGGCGAGCCGACAACGCCTTCAGCTGTATATTTCAAAGGTGAAGGCGATATTATTGTTGGGCAAGAGGCTAAGGAAGCATTGGCGTTTGAACCTGATCGTGTGGCAATGTTCTTCAAACGCAACATGGGAAGCACATCATTTTCCCCGCAATATCTTGGGCGTTTATACGATGCAACCTCACTATCAAGAGAAGTATTAGCATATCTAATGAACGCCGCAGTAGCGCAGTTGGGTGAAGTTGGCGAAGTGATCGTCACGGTTCCCGCCTATTTCCATAATCCACAACGTGAAGCTACTATCGCAGCGGGGAAGGCTGCCGGCTTAAATATCATACGAACCATTAATGAGCCTACTGCCGCTGCAGTGGCATATAGCCAGCGACACCCCGACATCACTGGACGATTTCTAGTCTACGATTTGGGCGGTGGCACTTTTGATGTCTCAATTCTTGATCTCGGTGCCGGCCTGTTTG